From the Pseudomonas sp. VD-NE ins genome, the window GCCTGATAGCCCACATGCAGGGCGAGCCCAGTCATACCCTTTTGCAAACGGCCATCGAGGCCCTGACCTGCATGACCCACCGCGGTGGGATTAATGCCGACGGCAAGACCGGTGACGGTTGCGGTCTGCTGATTCAAAAGCCTGACGCGTTCCTGCGTGCCATTGCCCAGGAAACCTTCAGCGTCGAACTGCCCAAGCAATATGCCGTGGGTATGGTCTTCTTCAACCAGGATCCGGCCAAAGCCGAAGCCGCTCGCGAGAACATGAACCGCGAGATCCTCGCTGAAGGCCTGCAACTGATCGGCTGGCGCAAAGTGCCGATCGACACCAGCGTCCTCGGCCGTCTGGCCCTTGAACGCCTGCCACAGATCGAGCAGGTGTACATCGGCGGCGAAGGCCTGAGCGATCAGGACATGGCCGTGAAGCTGTTCAGCGCACGTCGCCGTTCGTCGGTGGCCAACGCCGTCGACAGCGACCACTACATTTGCAGCTTTTCGCACAAGACCATCATCTATAAAGGCCTGATGATGCCGGCCGATCTGGCCGCGTTCTATCCAGACCTGAGCGACGAGCGCCTGCAAACCGCGATCTGCGTATTCCACCAGCGCTTCTCGACCAACACCCTGCCGAAATGGCCGCTGGCTCAGCCATTCCGCTTCCTCGCCCACAACGGCGAGATCAACACCATCACCGGCAACCGTAACTGGGCACAGGCCCGTCGGACCAAGTTCACCAATGATCTGATGGATCTGGAAGAACTCGGCCCGCTGGTCAACCGTGTCGGCTCCGACTCGTCGAGCATGGACAACATGCTCGAGCTGATGGTCACCGGTGGCATCGACCTGTTCCGTGGCGTGCGAATGATCATTCCGCCTGCGTGGCAGAACGTCGAAACCATGGACCCGGATCTGCGTGCGTTCTACGAGTACAACTCGATGCACATGGAGCCGTGGGACGGCCCGGCTGGCGTAGTAATGACCGACGGTCGTTACGCGGTGTGCCTGCTCGACCGTAACGGTCTGCGTCCGGCGCGCTGGGTCACCACCACCAACGGTTTCATCACCCTCGCCTCGGAAATCGGCGTGTGGGATTACAAGCCTGAAGACGTGATTGCCAAGGGCCGTGTCGGCCCTGGCCAGATCTTCGCGGTGGACACCGAAACCGGGCAGATCCTCGACACCGATGCGATCGACAACCGTCTGAAGTCCCGTCATCCGTACAAGCAATGGTTGCGCAAGAATGCCCTGCGCATTCAGGCGACCATGGAAGACAACGACCACGGTTCGGCGTTCTACGACGTCGATCAGCTCAAGCAATACATGAAGATGTATCAGGTCACGTTCGAAGAGCGCGATCAGGTGCTGCGTCCGCTCGGCGAACAGGGCTACGAAGCCGTTGGCTCGATGGGCGACGACACGCCGATGGCCGTGCTGTCGCAGCGCGTGCGCACGCCGTACGACTATTTCCGCCAGCAGTTCGCGCAGGTCACCAACCCGCCGATCGACCCGCTGCGTGAAGCGATCGTAATGTCGCTGGAAATCTGCCTCGGTGCCGAGCGCAACATTTTCCAGGAGTCGCCGGAACACGCTTCGCGCGTGATCCTCAGCTCGCCGGTCATCTCCCCGGCCAAGTGGCGCTCGCTGATGAACCTCGACCGCCCGGGTTTCGAGCGGCAGATCATCGACCTCAACTACGACGAAAGCGTTGGCCTCGAAGCGGCGATCCGCAATGTCGCCGATCAGGCTGAAGAAGCCGTGCGCGGCGGGCGTACCCAGATCGTCCTGAGCGACCGCCATATCGCCCCGGGCAAGCTGCCGATCCACGCCTCGCTGGCGACCGGTGCCGTGCACCACCGTCTGACCGAAAAAGGTCTGCGTTGCGATTCCAACATCCTCGTTGAAACCGCGACCGCCCGTGACCCGCATCACTTTGCGGTGCTGATCGGTTTCGGCGCCTCGGCGGTGTATCCGTTCCTGGCCTACGAAGTGCTGGGCGACCTGATCCGTACCGGTGAAGTGCTGGGCGACCTCTATGAGGTGTTCAAGAACTACCGCAAAGGCATCACCAAAGGTCTGCTGAAGATTCTGTCGAAGATGGGCATCTCGACCATCGCTTCGTACCGTGGTGCGCAGCTGTTCGAAGCCATTGGCCTGTCCGAAGAAGTCTGTGACCTGAGCTTCCGTGGCGTGCCAAGCCGCATCAAGGGTGCGCGTTTCGTCGACATCGAAGCCGAGCAGAAAGCACTCGCCACTGAAGCCTGGAGTCCGCGCAAGCCGATCCAGCAGGGCGGTCTGCTGAAGTTCGTCCACGGTGGCGAATACCACGCCTACAACCCGGACGTGGTCAACACCCTGCAAGCCGCTGTGCAGCAGGGCGACTACGCCAAGTTCAAGGAATACACCTCGCTGGTGGACAACCGTCCGGTGTCGATGATCCGCGACCTGTTCAAGGTCAAGACCCTCGATACGCCGCTGGACATCAGTGAAATCGAGCCGCTGGAATCGGTGCTCAAGCGCTTCGACTCCGCCGGTATCTCGCTGGGCGCCCTGTCGCCGGAAGCTCACGAAGCCTTGGCCGAAGCCATGAACCGCCTCGGTGCGCGTTCCAACTCCGGCGAAGGTGGTGAAGACCCGGCGCGTTACGGCACCATCAAAAGCTCGAAAATCAAGCAGGTTGCGACTGGCCGCTTTGGTGTGACGCCGGAATATCTGGTCAACGCCGAAGTGCTGCAGATCAAGGTCGCGCAAGGCGCCAAGCCGGGCGAGGGCGGGCAACTGCCGGGCGGCAAAGTCAACGGGCTGATCGCCAAGCTGCGTTACGCAGTGCCGGGCGTAACCCTGATTTCGCCGCCGCCGCACCACGACATCTATTCGATCGAAGACTTGTCACAGCTGATTTTCGACTTGAAACAGGTCAACCCGAAGGCGCTGGTTTCGGTGAAACTGGTAGCTGAAGCAGGCGTCGGCACTATCGCCGCCGGTGTGGCCAAGGCCTATGCGGACTTGATCACCATCTCCGGCTATGACGGTGGCACCGGTGCTTCGCCGCTGACCTCGATCAAATACGCCGGCGCACCGTGGGAACTCGGCCTCGCCGAAACCCACCAGACCCTGCGCGGTAATGACCTGCGCGGCAAAGTCCGGGTGCAGACCGACGGCGGCCTGAAAACCGGTCTCGACGTGATCAAGGCTGCGATCCTCGGCGCCGAAAGCTTCGGCTTCGGTACTGCGCCAATGATCGCGCTGGGCTGCAAATACCTGCGTATCTGCCACCTGAACAACTGCGCCACCGGCGTTGCGACCCAGAACGAGAAGCTGCGCAAGGATCACTACATCGGCACCGTCGACATGGTGGTGAATTTCTTCACCTACGTCGCCGAAGAAACCCGTGAGTGGCTGGCCAAGCTCGGCGTGCGCTCCCTCGAAGAGCTGATCGGTCGTACCGATCTGCTGGAAATCCTCGAAGGCCAGACCGCCAAGCAGAACCACCTCGATCTGACGCCGCTGTTGGGCAGCGATCACATCCCGGCGGACAAGCCACAGTTCTGCGGCGTTGAGCGCAACCCGCCGTTCGACCAAGGCCTGCTGGCCGAGAAAATGATCGAGATGGCCTCGTCGGCGATCAATGACATGAGCGGCGCCGAGTTCGATCTGGACATCTGCAACTGCGACCGTTCGATCGGCGCGCGGATCTCCGGCGAAATCGCCCGCAAGCACGGCAACCAGGGGATGGCGAAAGCGCCGATCACCTTCCGCTTCAAAGGCACTGCCGGTCAGAGCTTCGGCGTGTGGAACGCCGGCGGTCTGAACATGTACCTGGAAGGCGACGCCAACGACTACGTCGGCAAAGGCATGACCGGTGGCAAGCTGACCATCGTGCCGCCGAAGGGCAGCGTTTACAAAACTCAGGAAAGCGCCATCATCGGCAACACCTGCCTGTACGGCGCGACGGGCGGCAAGCTGTTTGCCGCCGGCACCGCAGGCGAGCGTTTCGCCGTGCGCAACTCCGGTGCCCACACGGTTGTGGAAGGCACTGGCGATCACTGCTGTGAGTACATGACCGGTGGTTTTGTCTGCGTTCTGGGCAAGACCGGTTACAACTTCGGCTCTGGCATGACCGGTGGTTTCGCCTACGTGCTCGACCAGGACAACACCTTCGTTGACCGGGTCAACCACGAACTGGTGGAAATTCAGCGGATCAGCGGCGAGGCGATGGAAGCCTATCGCAGCCACCTGCAAAACGTGCTGAACGAGTACGTCGCGGAAACCGACAGCGAGTGGGGTCGTGAACTCGCCGAAAACCTCGATGACTACCTGCGCCGTTTCTGGCTGGTCAAACCGAAGGCGGCGAGTTTGAAATCTCTGCTCTCCAGTACTCGTGCGAGTCCGCAATAACGGCGCAGCTGCAAGCCACTGGCTTCAAGCGGCAAGCTGGAGCCAGTGCGCGCTGTAATGGACTAATGTGATTTTCTTGCAGCTTGAAGCTTGTAGCTTGGAGCTGTCGTGTAAGAGGTTTTGAAGATGGCCGAACGTCTCAGTAACGACTTTCAATTCATCGATGTCGGGCGCAAAGATCCGAAGAAGAAACTGTTGCGTCAACGCAAGAAAGAGTTCGTCGAAATCTACGAACCGTTCAAACCCCAGCAGTCGGCCGATCAGGCCCACCGCTGCCTGGGTTGCGGCAACCCGTATTGCGAATGGAAGTGCCCGGTGCACAACTTCATTCCGAACTGGCTGAAGCTGGTGGCCGAAGGCAACATCCTTCAGGCCGCCGAACTGTCGCACCAGACCAACACCCTGCCGGAAGTCTGCGGCCGGGTGTGCCCGCAGGATCGTCTGTGCGAGGGTGCCTGCACCCTTAACGACGGTTTCGGCGCGGTGACCATCGGTTCGGTCGAGAAATACATCACCGACACCGCGTTCGCCATGGGCTGGCGCCCTGACATGTCCAAGGTCAAACCGACCGGCAAACGTGTCGCGATCATCGGTGCGGGCCCGGCGGGTCTGGGCTGTGCCGACGTGCTGGTACGCGGCGGCGTGACCCCGGTGGTGTTCGACAAGAACCCGGAAATCGGTGGCTTGCTGACCTTCGGCATCCCCGAGTTCAAGCTTGAGAAGACCGTGCTGAGCAATCGTCGCGAAGTCTTCACCGGCATGGGCATCGAGTTCCGTCTGAATACCGAAGTCGGCAAAGACGTGACCATGGAGCAACTGCTCGCCGAATACGATGCGGTGTTCATGGGCATGGGCACCTACACCTACATGAAGGGCGGTTTTGCCGGTGAAGACCTGCCGGGCGTCTATGACGCACTGGACTTCCTGATCGCTAACGTCAATCGCAACCTGGGCTTTGAAAAGTCGCCGGAAGATTTCGTCGACATGAAAGGCAAAAAGGTTGTGGTGCTCGGCGGCGGCGACACGGCGATGGACTGCAATCGCACGTCGATCCGTCAGGGCGCCAAGTCGGTGACCTGCGCTTATCGTCGTGACGAAGCGAACATGCCCGGCTCGCGCAAAGAGGTGAAGAACGCCAAGGAAGAAGGCGTGAAATTCCTCTACAACCGCCAGCCGATCGCTATCGTCGGTGAGGACAAGGTCGAAGGCGTTAAAGTGGTCGAGACCCGTCTCGGCGAACCGGACGCCCGTGGCCGTCGCAGCCCTGAGCCGATCCCGGGCTCCGAAGAGATCATCCCGGCCGACGCCGTGGTCATCGCCTTCGGTTTCCGCCCGAGCCCGGCGCCGTGGTTCGAACAGTTCGAGATCCAGACCGACAGCCAGGGCCGCGTTGTTGCGCCTGAGCAAGGTCAGTACAAGCACCAGACCAGCAACCCGAAAATCTTTGCCGGTGGCGACATGGTGCGCGGTTCCGACCTGGTGGTGACGGCGATCTTCGAAGGCCGCAACGCCGCCGAAGGGATCCTTGATTACCTGGGCGTCTAAACCCGTCTAGCTGACTGCAATGCAATACCTGTGGGAGCTGGCTTGCCAGCGATAGCATCACCTCGGTTAATCTGGCACACCGAGGTGTCCGCATCGCTGGCAAGCCAGCTCCCACAGTGTTTTGTGGTGTTGCAAAATCTGTATTCCAACGCAATAAATTGACCCGATAGACAAAAGGCTGACCTGCATCCGTGCCTTTTGCGTCGCGCTCTGAGAAAATGCCCGCACTTTTTTTCCGGATGCCGACATGACTGCCCTGAAGAACGACCGTTTCCTCCGCGCCCTGCTCAAGCAACCCGTTGACGTCACCCCGGTGTGGATGATGCGCCAGGCCGGCCGCTACCTGCCGGAATACCGCGCCAGCCGCGCCCAGGCCGGTGATTTCATGAGCCTGTGCATGAATCCGGAATTCGCCTGCGAAGTCACGATGCAACCGCTCGACCGCTATCCACAACTGGACGCGGCGATCCTGTTTTCCGACATCCTCACCATCCCCGATGCCATGGGCCAGGGCCTGTACTTCGAGACCGGTGAAGGTCCGCGTTTCAAGAAAGTTGTCAGCACCCTCGCTGACATCGAAGCCCTGCCGATCCCTGATCCACACAAAGACCTCGGCTACGTCATGGACGCGGTCAGCACCATCCGTCGCGAACTGAACGGTCGTGTGCCGCTGATCGGTTTCTCCGGCAGCCCGTGGACCCTGGCGACCTACATGGTCGAAGGCGGTTCGTCGAAAGACTTCCGCAAGACCAAAGCGATGCTCTACGACAACCCGCAAGCCATGCACCTGCTGCTGGATAAACTGGCGCAGTCGGTGACCTCGTACCTCAACGGCCAGATCATGGCCGGTGCGCAAGCGGTGCAGATCTTCGATACCTGGGGCGGCAGTCTGTCGGCGGCGGCGTATCAGGAATTCTCGCTGGCCTACATGAAGAAAATCGTCAGCGGCCTGATCCGCGAACACGACGGACGCAAAGTGCCGGTGATCCTCTTCACCAAAAACGGCGGCCTGTGGCTGGAAAGCATCGCCGAGGCTGGCGCCGACGCATTGGGCCTGGACTGGACCTGCGACATCGGCAACGCCCGCGCCCGTGTTGGTGACAAGGTTGCGCTGCAAGGCAACATGGACCCGACCGTGCTCTACGCCAAACCGGAAGCGATCCGCACTGAAGTCGGACGCATTCTGGCCAGCTACGGCAAGGGCAGCGGCCACGTGTTCAACCTCGGCCATGGCATCACCCCTGAGGTTGATCCGGAGCATGCTGGCGCTTTCCTGCGTGCGGTGCATGAGTTGTCGGCGCAGTATCACGAGTGATCGCCACACAGCTCTAATAACAGAAAACAAAACGCCCGGCTTTTGCCGGGCTTTTTTTCAAGATCAAAAGATCGCAGCCTTCGGCAGCTCCTACATGGGATTAATGTAGGAGCTGCCGAAGGCTGCGATCTTTTGCTTTCAGGCTCTGACACCGCTGAGAGGCGGCAACTTCGCCAGTTTCAACGCCACCAGCAACGCGATCAGCAACAACGAGCCGATAAACAAACCAATCCCGTTCCAGCTGCCCAAATGCCAGAACACCCCGCCCGCCGTCCCGGCAATGCTCGACCCGGCGTAGTAGCTGAACAGATATAACGACGACGCCTGCCCCTTGGCCTTGGTCGCGCGACGGCCGATCCAGCTGCTCGCCACCGAATGCGCGCCAAAGAAGCCAAAGGTGAAAATCAACATGCCGACAATCACCAGCGGCAGCGGCGTAAACATTGTCAACGCAAGACCGGCAAACATCAGCGCAATGGTCGCCCACAACACTTTGCGTCGCCCCAGTTTATCGGCGAGCGAACCGATCTTCGCCGAGCTGTAGATACCCGACAGATACACCACCGACAGCAAGCCCACGAACACCTGATCAAGGTTGTACGGCGCCGCCAACAGGCGATAGCCGATGTAGTTGAACAGCGTGACGAATGCGCCCATCAACAGGAATGCTTCAAGAAACAGCAGCGGCAGGCCGGCATCACGAAAGTGCATGGTGAAACCGTCGAGCAAACTGCGTGGGTGCAGTGAGCGCGAACGGAAGTTGCGCGACTCCGGAAGGATCTTCCAGAACACCGCTGCGGCAATCATCGCCAGACCGCCGATCACCAGCATCGCCGTGTGCCAGCTGACAAAATCGATCAGCACACCGGTGATCAAGCGCCCGCTCATCCCGCCAATCGCGTTGCCGCCGATGTATAAACCCATCGCAAGACCGATGTGTTGCGGATAGATCTCTTCACTCAGATAGGTCATTGCCACCGCCGCAAGTCCGCTCAGCGACAGCCCGATCAGCGCACGCATGATCAGCACGCCTTCCCAACTCGGCATCATCGCACTGGCCATCGTGCAAAGCGCTGCCGCGAACAGCGCAGTCACCATCACCGGCTTGCGTCCGACCCGATCAGAGATCGGCCCGGTGATCAGCAGGCCGATGGCGAGCATGCCGGTGGCGACCGAAAGGATCAGGCTGCTCTGCGCCGCGTTGATCCCGTACTCATGGGACAACAGCGGCATCATCGGCTGCACGCAATAGAGCAGGGCAAACGTCGCGAAGCCGCCGCTGAACAGCGCCAGCACCGTGCGCATGAACATCGGCGTGCCTTTTTCGATGTAGATATCTTGCAGCTCGGCGACGACATCGTCGGCCGCAGCGGGCGGGACTTCATGGGCTAGGGGCGCGACAGCAGTTTTCACTTCAGACCTCGGAGGGCACGGCCAGGCAGGCAATGAAAAAATCATATAGCTGGCTAATGTTTCTATCCAATATATTGTTCGACCTGTTTGATAGCTTTAACGACCTAATGGGGTTTCCATGGAATTGCGTCATCTGCGCTACTTCATCGCCGTCGCCGAAGAACTGCATTTCGGCCGCGCGGCACAAGTGCTGGGCATCTCGCAGCCGCCGCTGAGCCAGCAGATTCAGGCGCTGGAGCAAGAGGTCGGTGCGCGCTTGTTCGAGCGCACCAATCGTCGGGTCGAGCTGAGTGAGGCGGGGCGATTGTTTCTGGAGGAGGCGCGGCTGGTGCTGGCGCAGGTCGACAAAGCGGCAGATGTTGCCAGGCGTGCGCAGCTCGGTGAACTGGGCGAGTTGAAGATCGGTTTCACCTCGTCGGCGCCATTCAACTCGACTATTCCGCAGGCGATCTTTTCCTTTCGCCAGCGTTTTCCGGCGGTGCACCTCAACCTGCGCGAAATGAGTAGCACGCAAGTTGCCGAGGGCTTGGTGGATGAGTCAATCGAGGTAGGGATCATGCGCCCGCTGGGGTTGCCGGATTCCTTGAGTGTGGTGGAGTTGATGCGCGAGCCGCTGGTCGCGGTGCTCGGTTCCAAGCATCCGTTGGCGCAAGGCAGTGAAGAAGGACTGTTCCTCTCGGCGCTGGCGCTGGAGCCGTTCGTGTTCTTTCCGCGCAGTTACGGCAGCGGGCTGTATGCGCAATTGCTGAGCCTGGCGCGCGATGCCGGGTTCAGCCCGCACTTCGCCCAAGAGGCGGGCGAGGCGATGACCATTATCGGCCTGGTCGCAGCGGGGCTGGGGGTTTCGGTGCTGCCGGCGTCTTATCAGAGGATGCGCATCGACGGCGTGGTCTACCGACCGTTGCTCGATCCGGAAGCGGTGTCTGCGGTGTGGCTGGTGCAGCGCAAGGATCAGAAATCGCCAATGGCCAAGGCGTTTGTCGACCTTCTTACGCGAAAGGTCGAGTCCGCTTAAAAGATCGCAGCCTTCGGCAGTTCCTACGGAGAAACGCGAATTCCATTGTAGGAGCTGCCGAAGGCTGCGATCTTTTGATCTTGCCGTTAGGGCAACCGCACCAAATCCCCCCTCAACGACACCCGCGTGACAAATATCCCCGCCCTGCATTCATACGTATTCAAATCCTTGCGCACATGCTGGTCGTAATAACTGACGATATTGACCACCGCATTCGCCCCGACCCGTTTGGCATCGGCCTGCAGCTTGATCAGATTCGACTGCAACACCCACTCGCAGGAATCGTGGTCACTCTTGTTGAAGCCGTTGGTCTTCAAATCACTGACCACCCCCCGGCGCAACAACTGCTGCGTCCCCTGCGGCCCATTGCCGAGCAGATAGAACTTCACGCTGCCATCCAGCCGTCCGGCGCGAATGGCGTCCGAGAGCACGGTTTCGAAGGGCATGTACATCAGGTGGGTGGCGTGGCTGGCGCTGGGCAGTAGCGCGAAAAGCGCGGCGGCGATCAGGGCTTTCACATGCATGGTCATCTCCTTGACGTAGCGATGAACATTCGCTGATTGAAAGAGTGTAGACACCGTACATCTGCTACAGAGAAAACAGTGTGGAGCATGTGTAGCTCAAAGGCTACACTTCGGCCATGACTGAGATTCTTCGAAGTTCTACATTTTCCAGCTGGCTTTTAAAGTTGGCTGATAGTCGCGCCAGGATGCGTATTCAGGTGCGGATTGATCGTATGGCTGACGGAAATTTTGGCGATGTCAAAGCTATCGGTGAAGGGCTCAGCGAAGTCAGAATTGACTATGGCCCCGGAGGAGTCTATTTCATGCAACAAGGT encodes:
- a CDS encoding LysR family transcriptional regulator; the encoded protein is MELRHLRYFIAVAEELHFGRAAQVLGISQPPLSQQIQALEQEVGARLFERTNRRVELSEAGRLFLEEARLVLAQVDKAADVARRAQLGELGELKIGFTSSAPFNSTIPQAIFSFRQRFPAVHLNLREMSSTQVAEGLVDESIEVGIMRPLGLPDSLSVVELMREPLVAVLGSKHPLAQGSEEGLFLSALALEPFVFFPRSYGSGLYAQLLSLARDAGFSPHFAQEAGEAMTIIGLVAAGLGVSVLPASYQRMRIDGVVYRPLLDPEAVSAVWLVQRKDQKSPMAKAFVDLLTRKVESA
- the hemE gene encoding uroporphyrinogen decarboxylase, which gives rise to MTALKNDRFLRALLKQPVDVTPVWMMRQAGRYLPEYRASRAQAGDFMSLCMNPEFACEVTMQPLDRYPQLDAAILFSDILTIPDAMGQGLYFETGEGPRFKKVVSTLADIEALPIPDPHKDLGYVMDAVSTIRRELNGRVPLIGFSGSPWTLATYMVEGGSSKDFRKTKAMLYDNPQAMHLLLDKLAQSVTSYLNGQIMAGAQAVQIFDTWGGSLSAAAYQEFSLAYMKKIVSGLIREHDGRKVPVILFTKNGGLWLESIAEAGADALGLDWTCDIGNARARVGDKVALQGNMDPTVLYAKPEAIRTEVGRILASYGKGSGHVFNLGHGITPEVDPEHAGAFLRAVHELSAQYHE
- a CDS encoding MFS transporter, translating into MKTAVAPLAHEVPPAAADDVVAELQDIYIEKGTPMFMRTVLALFSGGFATFALLYCVQPMMPLLSHEYGINAAQSSLILSVATGMLAIGLLITGPISDRVGRKPVMVTALFAAALCTMASAMMPSWEGVLIMRALIGLSLSGLAAVAMTYLSEEIYPQHIGLAMGLYIGGNAIGGMSGRLITGVLIDFVSWHTAMLVIGGLAMIAAAVFWKILPESRNFRSRSLHPRSLLDGFTMHFRDAGLPLLFLEAFLLMGAFVTLFNYIGYRLLAAPYNLDQVFVGLLSVVYLSGIYSSAKIGSLADKLGRRKVLWATIALMFAGLALTMFTPLPLVIVGMLIFTFGFFGAHSVASSWIGRRATKAKGQASSLYLFSYYAGSSIAGTAGGVFWHLGSWNGIGLFIGSLLLIALLVALKLAKLPPLSGVRA
- a CDS encoding FAD-dependent oxidoreductase — encoded protein: MAERLSNDFQFIDVGRKDPKKKLLRQRKKEFVEIYEPFKPQQSADQAHRCLGCGNPYCEWKCPVHNFIPNWLKLVAEGNILQAAELSHQTNTLPEVCGRVCPQDRLCEGACTLNDGFGAVTIGSVEKYITDTAFAMGWRPDMSKVKPTGKRVAIIGAGPAGLGCADVLVRGGVTPVVFDKNPEIGGLLTFGIPEFKLEKTVLSNRREVFTGMGIEFRLNTEVGKDVTMEQLLAEYDAVFMGMGTYTYMKGGFAGEDLPGVYDALDFLIANVNRNLGFEKSPEDFVDMKGKKVVVLGGGDTAMDCNRTSIRQGAKSVTCAYRRDEANMPGSRKEVKNAKEEGVKFLYNRQPIAIVGEDKVEGVKVVETRLGEPDARGRRSPEPIPGSEEIIPADAVVIAFGFRPSPAPWFEQFEIQTDSQGRVVAPEQGQYKHQTSNPKIFAGGDMVRGSDLVVTAIFEGRNAAEGILDYLGV
- a CDS encoding type II toxin-antitoxin system RelE/ParE family toxin produces the protein MTEILRSSTFSSWLLKLADSRARMRIQVRIDRMADGNFGDVKAIGEGLSEVRIDYGPGGVYFMQQGRQVVILLCGGDKSSQPRDIKQARLIAESWQEQNP
- the gltB gene encoding glutamate synthase large subunit, translated to MKAGLYQPDEFKDNCGFGLIAHMQGEPSHTLLQTAIEALTCMTHRGGINADGKTGDGCGLLIQKPDAFLRAIAQETFSVELPKQYAVGMVFFNQDPAKAEAARENMNREILAEGLQLIGWRKVPIDTSVLGRLALERLPQIEQVYIGGEGLSDQDMAVKLFSARRRSSVANAVDSDHYICSFSHKTIIYKGLMMPADLAAFYPDLSDERLQTAICVFHQRFSTNTLPKWPLAQPFRFLAHNGEINTITGNRNWAQARRTKFTNDLMDLEELGPLVNRVGSDSSSMDNMLELMVTGGIDLFRGVRMIIPPAWQNVETMDPDLRAFYEYNSMHMEPWDGPAGVVMTDGRYAVCLLDRNGLRPARWVTTTNGFITLASEIGVWDYKPEDVIAKGRVGPGQIFAVDTETGQILDTDAIDNRLKSRHPYKQWLRKNALRIQATMEDNDHGSAFYDVDQLKQYMKMYQVTFEERDQVLRPLGEQGYEAVGSMGDDTPMAVLSQRVRTPYDYFRQQFAQVTNPPIDPLREAIVMSLEICLGAERNIFQESPEHASRVILSSPVISPAKWRSLMNLDRPGFERQIIDLNYDESVGLEAAIRNVADQAEEAVRGGRTQIVLSDRHIAPGKLPIHASLATGAVHHRLTEKGLRCDSNILVETATARDPHHFAVLIGFGASAVYPFLAYEVLGDLIRTGEVLGDLYEVFKNYRKGITKGLLKILSKMGISTIASYRGAQLFEAIGLSEEVCDLSFRGVPSRIKGARFVDIEAEQKALATEAWSPRKPIQQGGLLKFVHGGEYHAYNPDVVNTLQAAVQQGDYAKFKEYTSLVDNRPVSMIRDLFKVKTLDTPLDISEIEPLESVLKRFDSAGISLGALSPEAHEALAEAMNRLGARSNSGEGGEDPARYGTIKSSKIKQVATGRFGVTPEYLVNAEVLQIKVAQGAKPGEGGQLPGGKVNGLIAKLRYAVPGVTLISPPPHHDIYSIEDLSQLIFDLKQVNPKALVSVKLVAEAGVGTIAAGVAKAYADLITISGYDGGTGASPLTSIKYAGAPWELGLAETHQTLRGNDLRGKVRVQTDGGLKTGLDVIKAAILGAESFGFGTAPMIALGCKYLRICHLNNCATGVATQNEKLRKDHYIGTVDMVVNFFTYVAEETREWLAKLGVRSLEELIGRTDLLEILEGQTAKQNHLDLTPLLGSDHIPADKPQFCGVERNPPFDQGLLAEKMIEMASSAINDMSGAEFDLDICNCDRSIGARISGEIARKHGNQGMAKAPITFRFKGTAGQSFGVWNAGGLNMYLEGDANDYVGKGMTGGKLTIVPPKGSVYKTQESAIIGNTCLYGATGGKLFAAGTAGERFAVRNSGAHTVVEGTGDHCCEYMTGGFVCVLGKTGYNFGSGMTGGFAYVLDQDNTFVDRVNHELVEIQRISGEAMEAYRSHLQNVLNEYVAETDSEWGRELAENLDDYLRRFWLVKPKAASLKSLLSSTRASPQ
- a CDS encoding excinuclease, which produces MHVKALIAAALFALLPSASHATHLMYMPFETVLSDAIRAGRLDGSVKFYLLGNGPQGTQQLLRRGVVSDLKTNGFNKSDHDSCEWVLQSNLIKLQADAKRVGANAVVNIVSYYDQHVRKDLNTYECRAGIFVTRVSLRGDLVRLP